The Butyrivibrio sp. AE3004 genome contains a region encoding:
- a CDS encoding sensor histidine kinase, which yields MKYLLIVCLIIILFLSMKIIAMRLSLKELKEGYEERARIHTNTLLTVSSRDRRVRELAVSMNKTLEKLRDSYNRYENGDQEIKKAITNISHDLRTPLTAISGYLELAQRQEKSPGMEKYLSVIENRTEHMKKLTEELFEYSLMSGGEITEDKQEVNVNRMLEDCIMNYYPSLKAMGINPEIDITDKKIIRNLYSTYVERILNNLVSNAIKYSDGDLEIMLSDEGILRVTNSSDKLSNVDVNKLFDRFFTVETGSRNSTGLGLSIVKLFTERMDLSLNATYENGKIAIEVGF from the coding sequence ATGAAATATTTATTGATTGTCTGCTTGATAATAATACTATTTCTATCAATGAAGATTATTGCGATGAGGCTTTCTCTTAAGGAACTTAAAGAGGGTTATGAGGAGAGGGCGAGGATTCACACTAATACTCTTCTTACAGTATCAAGCCGGGACAGGAGAGTTAGGGAGCTTGCAGTTTCCATGAATAAGACTCTTGAGAAGCTTAGAGATTCTTACAACAGGTACGAGAACGGAGATCAGGAGATAAAGAAGGCGATAACTAACATCTCCCATGATCTGCGAACACCTCTGACAGCCATCAGCGGGTATTTGGAGCTTGCTCAGCGCCAGGAAAAGAGTCCGGGAATGGAGAAGTATCTGTCAGTGATTGAAAACAGAACAGAGCACATGAAGAAGCTAACAGAAGAGCTCTTTGAGTACTCACTTATGTCTGGTGGAGAGATTACGGAGGACAAGCAGGAAGTAAATGTGAACAGAATGCTTGAAGACTGCATAATGAATTACTATCCTTCACTGAAGGCTATGGGCATTAATCCTGAGATAGATATCACTGATAAAAAGATTATAAGAAATCTCTATTCCACTTATGTGGAGAGAATACTGAACAATCTTGTGAGTAATGCCATTAAATACAGTGATGGCGATTTGGAAATTATGCTTTCTGATGAAGGAATCCTTAGGGTTACTAATTCCTCCGATAAGCTTTCAAATGTCGATGTTAATAAGCTTTTTGACAGATTTTTTACAGTTGAAACAGGAAGCAGGAATTCAACCGGTCTTGGCTTATCAATAGTGAAGCTGTTTACGGAGCGCATGGATTTAAGTCTTAATGCAACTTATGAAAATGGAAAGATTGCGATTGAGGTAGGATTTTAG
- a CDS encoding class I SAM-dependent methyltransferase: MTIEINGNLDGSILDIGGGGEAVIGQIYKDRVTAIDNRQEELDEAPDCCVKQHMDATELLFSDNSFDNVTFFYTLMYMTEETQCKSICEAARVLKAGKLMNIWDCDIRSAYPEPFIVDLDIKTDNNTIHTGYGIVKKDTQSSDSIIHILKQAGLSIEYFQKKDGQFHIQCKK, translated from the coding sequence ATGACTATAGAAATCAACGGAAATCTGGACGGTTCTATTCTTGATATCGGTGGAGGGGGCGAAGCTGTAATCGGACAGATATACAAAGATAGAGTAACCGCTATTGATAACCGGCAGGAAGAGTTGGATGAAGCTCCAGACTGCTGTGTAAAACAGCATATGGACGCAACAGAATTGTTGTTTTCGGATAATTCGTTTGACAATGTAACCTTTTTCTATACTCTTATGTACATGACAGAGGAAACCCAGTGTAAATCGATCTGCGAGGCAGCACGTGTCCTTAAAGCAGGCAAATTGATGAACATTTGGGATTGTGACATTCGTTCTGCTTATCCTGAACCTTTTATTGTTGATCTGGATATCAAGACTGACAACAATACGATCCATACAGGCTATGGAATCGTAAAAAAGGATACACAATCATCAGATTCCATCATTCACATATTGAAACAAGCAGGGCTTAGCATAGAATACTTTCAGAAGAAAGATGGTCAGTTCCATATTCAGTGCAAAAAATAG
- a CDS encoding gluconate 5-dehydrogenase, which translates to MSEDMFSLKGKVAWVTGAAYGIGYAIAKAYIEAGAKVVFNCSRQDTVDRGLKSYEEDGLFDSVKGYVCDVTDEAAVKKLHETIVKEVGEVDILVNNAGMIRRVPMTEMEASDFRRVIDVDLTAPFIVSKTVIPSMIKRGGGKIINICSMMSELGRETVSAYAAAKGGLKMLTRNIASEYGAYNIQCNGIGPGYIATEQTAPLRERQADGSRHPFDSFIIAKTPAERWGESDDLKGPAVFLASKASDFVNGHILYVDGGILAYIGKQP; encoded by the coding sequence ATGAGCGAAGATATGTTTTCATTAAAAGGTAAGGTGGCATGGGTTACCGGTGCTGCCTATGGAATAGGTTATGCGATTGCTAAGGCATATATTGAGGCTGGAGCAAAGGTTGTTTTTAACTGCAGCAGACAGGATACTGTGGACAGAGGACTTAAGAGTTATGAAGAGGATGGGCTTTTCGATTCAGTTAAAGGTTATGTCTGTGATGTAACTGATGAGGCAGCCGTGAAAAAGCTTCATGAAACAATTGTGAAGGAAGTGGGTGAAGTAGACATCCTCGTCAATAATGCAGGAATGATAAGACGTGTGCCCATGACGGAGATGGAAGCAAGTGACTTTAGAAGAGTTATCGATGTTGACCTTACGGCTCCGTTTATCGTATCTAAGACTGTCATTCCGTCCATGATAAAAAGAGGTGGCGGTAAGATTATAAATATATGCTCAATGATGTCAGAACTTGGAAGAGAGACTGTATCAGCTTATGCGGCAGCAAAGGGTGGTCTTAAGATGCTTACCAGGAATATCGCATCGGAGTATGGTGCCTACAATATTCAGTGCAATGGTATCGGCCCGGGCTATATTGCTACAGAACAGACAGCTCCGCTGAGGGAGAGACAGGCTGATGGTTCAAGACATCCTTTTGACAGTTTCATAATTGCCAAGACACCTGCTGAAAGATGGGGTGAGTCAGATGATCTTAAAGGTCCTGCAGTTTTCCTTGCATCAAAGGCATCAGATTTTGTTAATGGACATATACTTTATGTTGATGGCGGTATTTTGGCTTATATCGGTAAACAGCCATAA
- a CDS encoding response regulator transcription factor, translating into MKGYHLLIVEDDISVGNMLQEALEIEGYEVARAYSGTETLMFLEKKKPDLILLDLMLPGLSGDELITHLDGVPTIVTSARSDLDSKIELLKKGACDYVTKPFVISELLARIEAHLRLVSDRKGATISVEDDVIRAGEIALDTSLMTVIIGNKETNLTRTEAAILSILMRNAGRPLGRNTILDRISEETPDCTERSLKQHVSNIRKKLQQLDDIDHIEAIYGIGFQFNES; encoded by the coding sequence ATGAAGGGCTACCATTTGTTGATTGTGGAAGATGATATAAGTGTTGGAAATATGTTACAGGAGGCACTTGAAATTGAAGGATATGAGGTGGCGAGAGCCTATTCGGGAACAGAGACTCTTATGTTTCTGGAAAAGAAAAAGCCCGATCTTATCCTTCTTGACCTCATGCTTCCAGGACTTTCCGGAGATGAGCTAATAACGCACCTTGATGGAGTCCCAACGATAGTAACGAGTGCACGGTCTGACCTCGATAGCAAGATAGAGCTTCTAAAAAAAGGAGCTTGTGATTACGTTACTAAGCCTTTCGTGATTTCCGAGCTTCTGGCAAGGATAGAAGCACATCTTCGTCTTGTTTCAGACAGGAAAGGGGCTACAATCTCTGTAGAGGATGATGTAATAAGAGCAGGGGAAATTGCTCTTGATACGAGTCTTATGACAGTTATCATAGGAAATAAAGAAACGAACCTAACGAGAACTGAGGCTGCGATATTGAGTATTCTCATGCGTAATGCAGGAAGACCTCTTGGAAGGAATACAATCCTTGACAGGATAAGTGAGGAGACTCCGGATTGCACTGAAAGATCACTAAAACAGCATGTCAGCAACATCAGGAAGAAATTACAGCAGCTTGATGACATCGATCATATTGAAGCAATTTACGGAATAGGTTTCCAGTTTAACGAATCTTGA
- the kduI gene encoding 5-dehydro-4-deoxy-D-glucuronate isomerase has translation MDIRYSANQRDVKRYTTEELRKEFLITGLYEADKVKAVYSHVDRMVTFGCMPVTREVALDDGIDVYHNFGTSYILERREIGIFNIGGKGKIKVDGTEYALDHKDCLYITKGAKSILFSSDNKDTPAKFYMVSAPAHCSYETRLLTFKDAVKRPLGTTAECNKRVINQFIHPDVLKTCQLSMGMTVLEEGSVWNTMPSHTHERRMEIYTYFDIPENQVVFHFMGEPTETRHIVMKNEEAVISPSWSIHSGAGTSNYTFIWAMGGENQEFDDMDNLKPTDLM, from the coding sequence ATGGATATTAGATATTCTGCAAATCAGAGAGATGTAAAAAGATATACAACAGAAGAACTCAGAAAAGAGTTTTTGATAACAGGACTTTATGAGGCTGACAAGGTAAAGGCTGTTTACTCACATGTGGATAGAATGGTTACCTTTGGCTGTATGCCGGTTACGAGAGAAGTAGCCCTTGATGATGGAATAGATGTATATCACAATTTCGGAACTTCTTATATTTTGGAGAGAAGAGAAATCGGCATTTTCAATATTGGTGGTAAAGGTAAGATAAAGGTCGATGGAACAGAATATGCCCTTGATCATAAAGATTGCCTTTATATCACAAAGGGAGCCAAATCGATTCTGTTTTCATCAGACAATAAGGATACACCGGCTAAGTTTTATATGGTAAGTGCTCCTGCACATTGTTCTTATGAGACAAGGCTTCTTACTTTTAAGGATGCTGTTAAGCGTCCTCTTGGAACAACAGCCGAATGCAATAAGAGAGTCATTAACCAGTTTATTCATCCGGATGTTTTGAAAACCTGTCAGCTTAGTATGGGAATGACGGTTCTTGAAGAGGGAAGCGTATGGAATACGATGCCTTCACACACTCATGAGAGAAGGATGGAGATATATACATATTTTGATATACCTGAGAACCAGGTAGTATTCCATTTTATGGGAGAACCTACTGAGACCAGACATATTGTAATGAAAAACGAAGAGGCAGTAATATCACCTTCATGGTCAATTCATTCAGGAGCAGGTACTTCAAACTACACATTTATATGGGCAATGGGCGGAGAAAACCAGGAATTTGACGATATGGATAATCTGAAGCCGACAGATCTTATGTAA
- a CDS encoding erythromycin esterase family protein: MRRYKYFFCTCILAVAVFVSLLVGIRTTKAFSTERKMDGIEEIGQCFADFRIPADARAVGIGEATHGNREFQTVKRDVLEKVVKEGDGRCICFEMSVGDAAMLNDALHDENADLTEVVGKQSYPIYDTAEIADLLEWMRAYNENLPYEESLMFYGVDIQGGSTAIRYLQDIINEGNSLITEEEKSFILPLDIYDKEQYSSEREKFAAMYERLFSMDDLKSKQLGMVVKSVVLNIDAPDYETNAEENDYNRDLKMAENLLDYSKLEEERGYRQVVITAHSGHSRRGGKSVLASDDDETMGDHIDRLFEGSYFCIGTDFYEGYVNIHTAGTFDDDYERADHFYCSDDPLAYQAKYFENGTYCLDFSRVTDENSIVYKNVHSLIFCGAAGEGYGAIQDVYRQERSKFVPADRFDAMIFFYEVTPIDPIHA; the protein is encoded by the coding sequence ATGAGACGATATAAATATTTTTTTTGCACATGTATATTAGCCGTGGCTGTTTTTGTAAGCTTGTTGGTGGGGATAAGAACGACCAAAGCTTTTTCTACTGAAAGAAAAATGGATGGGATTGAAGAAATTGGACAGTGCTTTGCAGATTTCAGGATTCCTGCAGATGCAAGGGCAGTTGGCATCGGAGAGGCAACTCATGGAAACCGCGAGTTTCAGACTGTGAAAAGAGATGTTCTTGAAAAGGTCGTAAAAGAGGGCGATGGACGATGCATTTGCTTTGAAATGTCAGTCGGTGATGCTGCGATGCTTAATGATGCACTTCATGATGAGAATGCAGATCTAACGGAAGTAGTCGGAAAACAGAGCTATCCAATTTATGATACAGCTGAAATAGCAGACCTTCTGGAATGGATGAGAGCGTATAACGAAAATCTACCTTATGAAGAATCACTAATGTTTTACGGTGTGGATATTCAGGGGGGCAGTACTGCAATCAGATATTTGCAGGATATCATAAATGAAGGAAACAGCCTTATAACAGAGGAGGAAAAGAGCTTTATTCTTCCGCTTGATATATATGACAAAGAGCAGTACTCTTCGGAACGCGAGAAGTTCGCAGCCATGTATGAGAGACTATTTTCTATGGATGACCTTAAATCTAAGCAGCTTGGCATGGTGGTAAAGAGCGTGGTTCTTAATATTGATGCACCGGACTATGAAACAAATGCCGAAGAAAATGATTATAACAGGGATCTTAAGATGGCAGAGAATCTTCTTGATTATTCGAAACTTGAAGAAGAAAGAGGCTACCGTCAGGTTGTAATTACAGCCCACAGCGGTCATTCAAGAAGGGGCGGAAAGAGTGTTTTAGCAAGCGATGATGATGAGACCATGGGAGATCATATAGACCGATTGTTTGAAGGTAGCTATTTTTGTATTGGCACCGATTTTTATGAGGGTTATGTAAATATTCATACCGCAGGTACCTTCGATGATGACTACGAAAGGGCGGATCATTTTTACTGCAGTGATGACCCCTTGGCCTATCAGGCGAAATACTTTGAAAATGGAACATATTGCCTTGATTTCTCAAGGGTGACGGATGAAAATAGTATTGTGTATAAAAATGTTCACAGCCTTATTTTCTGCGGTGCTGCCGGTGAAGGATATGGCGCGATTCAGGATGTGTACAGACAGGAACGAAGTAAGTTTGTTCCTGCTGACAGGTTCGATGCGATGATTTTTTTCTATGAGGTAACACCTATCGATCCGATTCATGCATAA
- a CDS encoding ABC transporter ATP-binding protein, whose amino-acid sequence MEYVFKSNEISKSYGKFTALSDVNMEIPKGAIYGFVGKNGAGKTTLIRVMTGLQRPSSGTYELMGKSFTDKDISESRRRMGAVVESPAVYLDMSARDNLIQQCLMLGLPDYNCVDEILEMVGLTETGKKKARNFSLGMRQRLGIGVALCGSPDFIVLDEPINGLDPQGIIEVRELILKLNRERGITFLISSHILDELAKVATHYGFIDKGHIVRQMTAEELTDECRKSIRMKVSDIKLLSKVMEEKKIDYKVVDSNTADVYADLTFSEVAKDFEKVGCTIINMQEHDESLEAFYLSLLGGNENVQKSVC is encoded by the coding sequence ATGGAATACGTTTTTAAATCTAATGAAATAAGCAAAAGTTACGGGAAGTTCACTGCGCTTTCCGATGTAAATATGGAAATACCCAAAGGTGCGATTTACGGATTTGTGGGAAAAAACGGTGCAGGTAAAACAACACTCATACGAGTAATGACAGGTCTTCAGCGTCCCAGCTCAGGAACCTATGAACTCATGGGCAAGTCATTTACAGATAAGGATATTTCAGAATCAAGACGCAGAATGGGAGCGGTTGTTGAGTCACCTGCAGTTTATCTGGATATGTCAGCAAGAGACAATCTTATACAGCAGTGTCTTATGCTTGGACTTCCTGATTATAATTGTGTCGACGAGATACTTGAAATGGTTGGACTTACGGAGACAGGGAAAAAGAAGGCAAGGAACTTTTCGCTAGGTATGCGTCAGCGCCTTGGAATTGGGGTGGCACTTTGCGGAAGTCCGGACTTCATTGTTCTTGATGAGCCTATAAATGGTCTTGATCCTCAGGGAATTATTGAAGTGAGAGAACTGATATTAAAGCTCAACAGAGAAAGGGGAATCACATTTCTGATTTCAAGTCACATCCTGGATGAACTGGCTAAGGTTGCAACTCACTACGGTTTTATAGATAAGGGACATATTGTAAGACAGATGACCGCAGAGGAACTCACCGATGAATGTCGCAAATCCATACGCATGAAAGTAAGTGATATTAAGCTTTTATCCAAGGTTATGGAGGAAAAGAAAATAGATTACAAGGTTGTTGATTCCAATACGGCAGATGTTTATGCAGATCTCACATTCTCAGAAGTTGCAAAAGATTTCGAGAAGGTTGGATGCACAATAATAAATATGCAGGAGCATGATGAGAGTCTTGAGGCCTTCTATTTATCACTTCTTGGAGGTAATGAGAATGTTCAGAAATCTGTATGCTGA
- a CDS encoding bifunctional 4-hydroxy-2-oxoglutarate aldolase/2-dehydro-3-deoxy-phosphogluconate aldolase, giving the protein MSNIIEELSQYGVVPVVVIDRVEDAKPLGEALVKGGLKCAEVTFRTAAAADAIKIMTDNFPDMLVGAGTVLSTKQVDEAIEAGAKFIVSPGFDPEVVDYCLEKGYPVLPGVATPSEVAQGVKRGLKVLKFFPAEQAGGLAMIKAMAAPYTGIKFMPTGGINEKNMRDYLSYDRIACCGGSWMVKGDLIKSCAFDKIEDMTKEAVKVVKEIRG; this is encoded by the coding sequence ATGAGCAATATTATTGAGGAGCTATCACAATATGGAGTGGTTCCGGTAGTGGTTATAGATAGAGTAGAGGATGCAAAACCTCTTGGAGAGGCACTCGTTAAAGGTGGTTTAAAATGTGCTGAAGTGACATTCAGAACAGCTGCTGCAGCTGATGCAATTAAAATAATGACAGATAATTTTCCGGATATGCTGGTTGGAGCAGGAACTGTTTTATCAACAAAACAGGTGGATGAGGCCATTGAGGCAGGAGCAAAGTTCATTGTTAGCCCGGGATTTGATCCTGAGGTTGTGGATTACTGTCTTGAGAAAGGGTATCCAGTGCTGCCCGGAGTAGCTACTCCTTCAGAGGTAGCGCAGGGCGTAAAAAGAGGCCTCAAGGTTCTTAAATTTTTTCCCGCTGAACAGGCAGGCGGTCTTGCAATGATCAAGGCTATGGCAGCACCTTACACAGGCATTAAGTTCATGCCAACAGGTGGAATCAATGAAAAGAACATGAGAGATTATCTTTCTTATGACAGAATTGCATGTTGTGGTGGTAGCTGGATGGTCAAAGGTGATCTTATTAAATCATGCGCCTTTGATAAGATTGAGGATATGACAAAAGAAGCTGTTAAAGTTGTTAAGGAAATCAGAGGATGA
- a CDS encoding DUF6033 family protein: MTGINGISAYQQINQSVYNEKSGVSKTPDTGRADLAGSAKNSQQAKVEIKAWSPIDTTSSLVPRKTEYGMTIGDVQLSDKAKDYYNSLKSKYHNMEFIAVSKDMKAQVQQNAASYGNANKMVVLIDEEKLERMATDESYRKKYEGIIAMAQTKMSEAKMGLASSGASVKNFGMSVDSNGKESFFATVNKSSDLQKKRTEKKAAEKKAQKLQEKKKAEKKAQEERIQKARDKKAEKEDTDKDDSRIKDDEGYVTFEADSMDELLSKVQTYSYNNASGKVMTQAEQMVGTKIDFRG; this comes from the coding sequence ATGACAGGAATTAATGGCATTTCTGCATATCAGCAGATAAATCAGAGTGTCTATAACGAGAAATCGGGAGTGTCTAAGACTCCTGATACAGGTAGGGCAGATCTGGCTGGTTCAGCGAAAAATTCTCAGCAGGCAAAAGTAGAAATAAAAGCGTGGAGTCCGATAGATACCACGAGTTCACTTGTGCCCAGAAAAACTGAATATGGGATGACTATTGGAGATGTGCAGCTTTCCGATAAGGCAAAGGACTACTATAATTCGCTGAAATCAAAATATCATAATATGGAGTTCATTGCTGTCAGCAAGGATATGAAAGCGCAGGTCCAGCAGAATGCTGCCTCCTATGGCAATGCCAACAAAATGGTAGTCCTTATAGATGAAGAGAAGCTTGAGCGGATGGCGACGGATGAATCATATCGCAAAAAATATGAGGGAATCATTGCCATGGCACAGACTAAGATGTCAGAGGCTAAGATGGGACTTGCCAGCAGCGGCGCAAGTGTTAAGAATTTTGGGATGAGTGTTGATTCTAATGGTAAGGAGAGTTTCTTTGCCACTGTAAATAAATCTTCAGATCTTCAGAAAAAGCGTACAGAAAAGAAAGCAGCAGAGAAGAAGGCTCAGAAACTTCAGGAAAAGAAGAAAGCGGAAAAGAAGGCGCAGGAGGAACGTATCCAAAAAGCCAGGGATAAAAAAGCTGAAAAGGAAGATACTGATAAAGATGATTCCAGGATTAAAGATGACGAGGGATATGTAACATTCGAAGCAGATTCCATGGATGAACTTCTCTCCAAGGTGCAGACATACTCATATAATAATGCATCCGGAAAAGTTATGACTCAGGCCGAGCAGATGGTAGGAACAAAGATAGATTTCAGAGGCTGA
- a CDS encoding methyltransferase domain-containing protein, translating into MLDNRGFDLWADGYDAAVGLSDEEDRYPFAGYKNVLGGIFQEVMTKENACVLDIGFGTGTLTTKLYENGCVIYGQDFSERMIELAKEKMPDANLYQGDFSKGLVQELKDCKFDFIIGTYSLHHLTDEQKIGFFSELIDRLNEYGKILIGDVAFETREDLEKYKAGVSSQSISKWENNVCAPDISLLPSISEFFGVTIDELFDLSVELKLHRIENMLDYENELTDEAFNNTKEFLLDIKDEYDESHPDRMDGRIYTFLAHLYHHRIVSDSRYVSLYARKAMNFHPDAKEDQWLLQKSEGAVVWDWNARQHNSTIAFFKDLVEKYPEIGRNYLFLMDNLIADHRTKEAADYLASYSKLPDHKDVLVPVYEAYIAFAEYRAEDAWRIVSDIEEKFHDSYDAMFEIAGIYASNAKYEEALERYHKAEEIYVTNHKEHICMDHLQAQARIYEILGEYEDAIRYVELQIKYLEEEWNITEGADVDALCEEKRRLIDKIK; encoded by the coding sequence ATGCTAGATAATAGAGGTTTTGATTTATGGGCAGATGGATATGATGCAGCTGTAGGGCTTTCTGATGAAGAAGATAGGTATCCGTTTGCAGGATATAAGAATGTTTTAGGCGGTATTTTTCAAGAGGTTATGACCAAGGAGAATGCCTGTGTTTTAGATATTGGTTTTGGAACCGGTACACTTACTACAAAGCTTTATGAGAATGGTTGCGTGATATATGGTCAAGACTTTTCTGAGCGAATGATTGAGCTGGCCAAGGAGAAAATGCCGGATGCGAATCTGTATCAAGGAGACTTTTCAAAAGGATTAGTCCAAGAGCTTAAGGATTGTAAGTTTGATTTCATCATTGGAACTTATTCCCTACATCATCTTACAGATGAACAGAAGATAGGGTTCTTTTCAGAACTAATAGACAGGTTAAATGAATACGGAAAGATCCTTATTGGAGATGTAGCATTTGAAACAAGGGAAGATCTTGAAAAATACAAGGCAGGGGTAAGCAGTCAGTCTATATCTAAGTGGGAGAACAATGTGTGTGCCCCGGATATATCACTGCTCCCGTCCATATCGGAATTCTTTGGGGTTACGATTGATGAACTGTTTGATCTATCTGTAGAACTAAAGCTCCACCGTATCGAAAACATGCTTGATTATGAAAATGAGCTCACTGATGAAGCGTTTAATAATACAAAGGAGTTCCTGCTGGATATAAAAGATGAGTATGATGAGAGCCATCCGGACAGGATGGATGGCAGGATTTACACATTTCTGGCCCATCTTTATCATCACAGAATAGTTAGTGACAGCAGATATGTTAGTCTGTATGCCAGAAAGGCTATGAATTTTCATCCTGATGCAAAAGAGGACCAGTGGCTCCTGCAAAAGAGTGAAGGAGCAGTAGTCTGGGACTGGAACGCAAGGCAGCATAACAGTACGATAGCGTTTTTCAAGGATTTAGTAGAAAAGTATCCTGAAATCGGCAGGAATTATCTGTTTCTTATGGATAACCTTATTGCGGATCATCGCACTAAAGAGGCTGCAGATTATCTAGCTTCATATTCAAAACTGCCGGATCATAAGGATGTCCTTGTTCCGGTATATGAAGCATATATTGCTTTTGCTGAGTATCGTGCTGAGGATGCATGGAGAATAGTATCTGATATCGAGGAAAAGTTCCATGACAGCTACGATGCGATGTTTGAAATAGCAGGCATTTATGCATCCAATGCAAAATATGAGGAGGCTTTGGAAAGATATCACAAAGCTGAGGAGATATATGTAACTAACCATAAGGAACATATTTGCATGGATCATCTCCAGGCACAGGCAAGGATTTATGAAATACTTGGAGAATATGAAGATGCCATCAGGTATGTTGAGCTTCAGATCAAGTATCTGGAGGAAGAATGGAACATCACTGAAGGCGCGGATGTTGACGCTCTTTGCGAGGAAAAGAGAAGACTGATAGACAAGATAAAATAA